The genomic DNA TGACCTGCTGCCGCTCGCCGATGCCATGGTGTGTTCGGATGATTTCCGCTACCCGGGGACGGCCACCTCAGCGCACACCGCGGGTATCCTGGTGGCGCGCGGCGTACCCGGGGTAGTGACCACCCATGGCAGTGAACCGGTCCTGTGGTGGCGGCAGGGCGAGCACGGCGCCGTAGACGTGCCGGCGGTGGAGGTCCGCGACACTTTGGGAGCCGGGGACGTCTTTCACGGCGCCTACTGCTATTTCAGCTCCAGTTCCGGCCGCGGGATTGCCGGGGACCTGGAATCCGCCGCCGGGATCGCCGCACTGCGGTGCACGGTTCCAGGGCCCCGGGCCTGGCTCGGCCTTCTTGATTCGCCCCCGTCCATGCCGTAAGGCGAAAAAGCGGCCCTTAGGCCGATTCCCGCTCCACAAGCGAGGTCGGCAGGCGAGTGATCCGCTCAGCCGGCCGGCCCTCAATGAGGTCCACCAGTACCTCGGCCATCTTCTCGCCCAGCAGGGAGATCGGATGGTGGATAGTAGTCAGCGCTGGTGTGAGACTGGTGGCGTAATAGTCGTCGTCGAAACCGACGACGGCGATGTCCTCGGGGATGCGCAGGCCGCGCTCCCTGATGACCGAGTACGCGCCGGCGGCCATCTGGTCGTTGGCGGCGAACACGCCGTCCAGGGGTGCCCCGCGGTCCAGCAGCCGCCGCATGGCTGCTGCACCGGAGGCGACCGTGAAGTCGCCGATTTCCACCAGCGCGTCTGTCAGCCCGGCGCGGAGAACCTCGCCCCGCCAGCCCGCGAGACGGTCCACGCCCGGGTGCATGTCCTGCGGACCGGCAATGGTGGCGATGTTTGTCCGTCCCGATCCGGTCAGCCGGGCGGTGCCAGTGGCGGCGCCCTTTTCATTGTCGACCTCCACGAAGTACGCATCCGCGGAGTTCAGGAGCGGCCGCCCGGCGAAGACCAGGGGCAGGGAACCGTCCAGATGGGCCCAGGAGTGGTCGCCGGTATGGTGGGAGACCACCAGGACGCCGTCCACGTTGCCGCCCAACAGGTAGCGCCGGGTTTTCTCCGGATTCGATTCCGAGGACGTCACCATGTTGAGCATGTACTCAGTGGTGTTCAGGTACCGCGCAACGCCCTCAACGACGGCGGCGAAGAACGGATCCGCAAAGACCTTCGAGGTGGATTCCGGGACCAGGAGGGTGACCGTGAAAGTACGCCGGCTCGCCAGTGTCCGCGCCGCCCGGTTAGGTACATAGTTCAGGGCCTGCACGGCCTTCTGCACCGAGGCGGTGAGTCCCGGATCAACGGACGATGCGCCGTTGACTACCCGGGACACCGTTGCCCGGGACACCCCGGCCAGGGCCGCGACCATTTCCAGGGTCGGGGCAGGACGGACCTGGCCGGGCTCAGCGTTCACCATGTTCTCCCTCGGGACCGGGGCCGGGACATTCGGCCGATGCCCAGCTTACGGGACCTCACACCGCTGGGGCCGCCGCGGCCGTGCTCCTGCCCGCGGCGATGAGCTGCCGGTAGGCATGGCCGCTGTCCTTCACCGTCCGTTCCTGCGTTTCGTAATCCACCCGCACAATGCCGAAACGCTTGCTGTATCCCCAGGACCATTCGAAATTATCCAGCAGGGACCACACAAAGTAGCCCCTGACATCGGCTCCCGCAGAGATGGCCTCCGAGACCGCCCGGATGTGGTCGAGGATGAACCGGGTGCGTTCGGTGTCCGGGACGCTCCCGTCTTCGAGCACCTCGTCGTCGTAGGCAGCCCCGTTCTCGGTGATGTAGAGCGGCGGCAGCTGCGGATACTCCTCGCCCAGCCGCAGCAGCAGCGTGCGCAAGCCGCCGGGGTTCACCTCCCAGTCCATCCCCGTGCGGGGCAGGCCGCGGCTGGGGAAGGTGATGTGCTCCGCCCCGATCCATGGTGAGGCCGTGGGCCGCCCGGCACCGCCGCCGTGCCCATCCGAGCCGGAGGTGTCCGGATGCCCGCTGATCTGGTCATCGTGATAGTGGTTGACGCCCAGGAAATCGATAGGCGCCCCAATGGTTTCCATGTCACCGGGCAGGATCAGTTCGTGCAGGCCGTACGGTTCGAGGTCGCGAAGCGAGTCCTCCGGATAGGCGCCGCGGAGGATCGGGTCCAGGAAAATCCGGTTCTGCAGGGAATCGAACAACCGGGCGGCCTCCACATCCACCGGGTCCGCCGCGTCGCGGGGGATCGAGTTGCTCAGGTTGAGGGTGATGCCCAGTTCCCTGGCTCCAAGTCCGCGCAGCTCGGTGACTGCCATGCCATGGGCGAGATGCTGGTGATGGACGGCGGCAATTGCTGCGCGGGGGTCCTGCCGGCCGGGCGCGTGTGCACCCGAACCATAGCCGAGCAGCGAGGAGCAGAAGGGCTCGTTGAAGGTCGTCCAGTGGGCCACCCTGTCGCCCAGGGCCGAATAGACGTCCTGGGCGTACTCCACGAACCGGAACGCGGTGTCCCGGTTTGTCCAGCCGCCTGCCTCCTCCAGTGCCTGCGGAAGGTCCCAGTGGTACAGGGTTAGCCAGGGGAGGATGCCGGCTTCAAGGAGTTCATCAACGAGGCGGGAGTAGAAGTCCAGGCCCTTCCGGTTGAGGTCCCGGCCGCCTGGCCGCACCCGTGCCCAGCTGGTTGAGAACCGGTAGGAGTCCAGTCCCAGGTCCTTCATCAGCGCCACATCCTGGGGCATCCGGTGATAATGGTCCACGGCCACCGCGGGGGTGTCGCCGTTCCGGACGTTGCCGGGGACGGCCGCGAAGGCATCCCACACGGACTCTTCCTTCCCGTCCTCGGCGGCGGCGCCCTCAACCTGGGCAGCCGCCGTCGCGGAGCCCCAGATAAAGCCGGCCGGGAAGTTGTTCCATTCCGGGGTGTTGTTTGTCATTAGCCCTTCACTGCTCCCTGCATAATTCCGGATATAAGTTGTTTGCCTGCCAGCACAAAGAGCACAAGCAGGGGGATGGTGGCCAGTACTGCGCCGGTCAGGACCACCGAGTAGTCCACGTACCGGGAGGACTGAAGCTGGCTGAGTGCCGTCTGGAGGGTCGGGTTTCCGGCGTCGAGCACCAGCAGCGGCCAAAGGAAGTCAGTCCAGGCCGACATAAAGGTGAACAGGCTGAGAATGGCCATAGCCGGCCTGGCGGCGGGCAGGGCCACATGCCAGAACGTCCGGATCATGTTGGCCCCGTCCATGCGGGCGGACTCAATCAGCTCGTCCGGGATCACGTCCACCAGGTACTGGCGCATAAAGAAGACACCAAATGCCGTCACGAGCGTCGGTACGATCACCGCGCCGATTTCGCCCGTCCACCCGAGGGTCCGCATCACCATGAACAGCGGAATGATGCCCAGCTGGGTGGGTATGGCCATGGTGGCCACCACCGCAACCATCAGCACCCCGTTGCCGCGGAACCGCAGTTTGGCGAAGGCATACCCCGCCAGCGTGGAGAAGATGACGACTGACACCGTGATGATGCTGGAGATCAGGACGCTGTTCCACAGTGCGGTCCAGAACGGGATGGTGTCCATCACCTCGCCGACGTTGGTCCAGAAGTTGCCGCCCGGCAGCAGCGGGGGATAGGTCAGGCCCAGTGCCTCGTTGGACCGGCTGCCCACTATCGCCGACCACCACAGCGGGTAGGCGGAACCGATAAAGAAGGCCAGCAGCAGACCGTACGTCAGGAATCCGGGGCGAAGCCCGTTTCCGAAGGCCCGGTTTCGCAGACTCGGCCCTCTGCGGGGCGGTACCGGTTCCCGTCCGGGCGCGGCCTTGCGCTCTATGACACTCACTTTTTCTTCCCTTTCACGGCGGTGCGGCCGCGGGACGGGCCGCCGGAGGCAATCCGCCTGGACAGGGCCAGGTTGATGATCCCGACAACGATGATCAGGAGGAACAGCAGCCACGCGATGGCAGAGGCCTCGCCGAAGTCCTTGCGCTGGAACCCCATTTCCCAGAGGTACAGAACCGTTGTCTGGAACTGCCGCTGGGAGCCGCCGGCTTCCGTCGGGTCCAGGAGGCGCGGTTCGGTGAAGATCTGCAGTCCGCCGATGGTGGAGGTGATCACCACGAAAATCATGGTGGGCCGGATGCTCGGCAGGGTGATGCTGAAGAAGCGCCGGAAGGCACCGGCACCGTCCAGGGCTGCGGATTCGTAGATTTCCCGCGGCACTGACTGCATGGCGGCGAGCAGGATCAGGGCGTTGTACCCGGTCCAGCGCCAGTTGACCATGCTGGCCACGGCCACATGGCTGGGGAAGGTCTCGGTCCGCCACATGATGGGATCAATTCCGAAGTTCCCCAGGATGCTGTTGATGAGTCCGTAGTCTTCGCCGAACATATTCGTGAAGATCAGTGCCACGGCCACGGGGGTGACCACGTAGGGGACCAGGACACTCATGCGCCAGAAGGTTTTGGCCCGGATGTTCTGGTCCAGCACGGCGGCAATCAGCAGGGCGCCGGCCAGCTGCGGAATGGCTGAAAGCAGGAAGATGCTCATGGTGTTGAAGAGCGA from Arthrobacter zhangbolii includes the following:
- a CDS encoding GH1 family beta-glucosidase; its protein translation is MTNNTPEWNNFPAGFIWGSATAAAQVEGAAAEDGKEESVWDAFAAVPGNVRNGDTPAVAVDHYHRMPQDVALMKDLGLDSYRFSTSWARVRPGGRDLNRKGLDFYSRLVDELLEAGILPWLTLYHWDLPQALEEAGGWTNRDTAFRFVEYAQDVYSALGDRVAHWTTFNEPFCSSLLGYGSGAHAPGRQDPRAAIAAVHHQHLAHGMAVTELRGLGARELGITLNLSNSIPRDAADPVDVEAARLFDSLQNRIFLDPILRGAYPEDSLRDLEPYGLHELILPGDMETIGAPIDFLGVNHYHDDQISGHPDTSGSDGHGGGAGRPTASPWIGAEHITFPSRGLPRTGMDWEVNPGGLRTLLLRLGEEYPQLPPLYITENGAAYDDEVLEDGSVPDTERTRFILDHIRAVSEAISAGADVRGYFVWSLLDNFEWSWGYSKRFGIVRVDYETQERTVKDSGHAYRQLIAAGRSTAAAAPAV
- a CDS encoding carbohydrate ABC transporter permease, producing the protein MTVTLKPSAPPAPAHKPKPSFRQRLNVWDFKASPYLYISPFFLLFALVGLFPLIYTFYVSLYDWHLLKGQGEFVGLGNFANVLADRFFWNSLFNTMSIFLLSAIPQLAGALLIAAVLDQNIRAKTFWRMSVLVPYVVTPVAVALIFTNMFGEDYGLINSILGNFGIDPIMWRTETFPSHVAVASMVNWRWTGYNALILLAAMQSVPREIYESAALDGAGAFRRFFSITLPSIRPTMIFVVITSTIGGLQIFTEPRLLDPTEAGGSQRQFQTTVLYLWEMGFQRKDFGEASAIAWLLFLLIIVVGIINLALSRRIASGGPSRGRTAVKGKKK
- a CDS encoding LacI family DNA-binding transcriptional regulator, with the protein product MVNAEPGQVRPAPTLEMVAALAGVSRATVSRVVNGASSVDPGLTASVQKAVQALNYVPNRAARTLASRRTFTVTLLVPESTSKVFADPFFAAVVEGVARYLNTTEYMLNMVTSSESNPEKTRRYLLGGNVDGVLVVSHHTGDHSWAHLDGSLPLVFAGRPLLNSADAYFVEVDNEKGAATGTARLTGSGRTNIATIAGPQDMHPGVDRLAGWRGEVLRAGLTDALVEIGDFTVASGAAAMRRLLDRGAPLDGVFAANDQMAAGAYSVIRERGLRIPEDIAVVGFDDDYYATSLTPALTTIHHPISLLGEKMAEVLVDLIEGRPAERITRLPTSLVERESA
- a CDS encoding carbohydrate ABC transporter permease; protein product: MRNRAFGNGLRPGFLTYGLLLAFFIGSAYPLWWSAIVGSRSNEALGLTYPPLLPGGNFWTNVGEVMDTIPFWTALWNSVLISSIITVSVVIFSTLAGYAFAKLRFRGNGVLMVAVVATMAIPTQLGIIPLFMVMRTLGWTGEIGAVIVPTLVTAFGVFFMRQYLVDVIPDELIESARMDGANMIRTFWHVALPAARPAMAILSLFTFMSAWTDFLWPLLVLDAGNPTLQTALSQLQSSRYVDYSVVLTGAVLATIPLLVLFVLAGKQLISGIMQGAVKG